The region GGGTTTGAAAGCCCTGGACCTGAATGATCGTACGGCTCCGTTGGGGGTGGAAAAGCCCAAGGACTTTACCTGGAATCAACTGCTGGGTTTCGATGCGTGCGTGCAATGCGGCAAGTGCGAAGCCGCTTGCCCGGCCTTCGCCGCCGGGCAGCCACTGAACCCGAAAAAGCTGATCCAGGACATGGTGGTCGGCCTCGCGGGCGGTACCGATGCGCACTTTGCGGGCAGCCCGTATCCGGGCAAACCGATTGGCGAACATGGCGGCAACCCGCATCAACCCATCGTTAACGGGCTGGTCGACGCCGATACGCTCTGGTCCTGCACCACTTGCCGGGCCTGTGTCGAAGAATGCCCGATGATGATCGAGCACGTGGACGCTATCGTCGACATGCGACGCTTTCTGACCCTGGAAAAAGGCGCCACACCGAACAACGGCGCCCAGGTGCTGGACAACCTGATCGCGACCGACAACCCCGGCGGTTTCGCCCCGGGCGGGCGGATGAACTGGGCGGCGGATCTGAACCTTGACCTGATGCGCGACAAGCCTTCGGTGGACGTGCTGTTCTGGGTCGGTGATGGCGCTTTCGACATGCGTAACCAGCGCACCCTGCGCGCCTTCGTCAAAGTGCTGAAAGCGGCCAAGGTCAACTTTGCCGTGCTTGGCCTCGAAGAGCGTGACAGCGGCGACGTGGCCCGACGTCTGGGCGACGAAGCGACCTTTCAAGCCTTGGCCCGGCGCAATATCCAGACCCTGGCGCAGTACAGTTTCGGCCGCATCGTCACCTGCGACCCGCACAGTTTCCACGTCCTGAAAAACGAATATGGCGCACTGGGCGGCGACTATCAGGTGCAACATCACAGCACTTATATGGCCGAACTGATCAGCGCAGGTGAGTTGAATCTGAGCCCCGACACAGGCGGTAGCGTGACCTATCACGATCCGTGCTACCTGGGCCGCTACAACGGTGAATACGAGGCCCCACGCGCGGTATTGCGAGCATTGGGTATCGACGTGAAAGAGATGCAGCGTTCCGGATTCCGTTCCCGGTGCTGCGGCGGTGGCGGTGGCGCGCCGATTACCGATATTCCTGGAAAGCAGCGGATCCCCGATATGCGCATGGAGGATATTCGCGAAACGGGTGCCGAGCGTGTCGCGGTCGGGTGTCCGCAATGCACCGCCATGCTCGAAGGTGTGGTCGAACCCCGGCCCTTGATCAAAGACATTGCCGAACTGGTGGCCGATGCCCTGATTGAAGACGCAGCCCCCGCGAAACCCGCGCGGCGCGTCATCCCGGAGGTGACAGCATGAGTGACATTATTCGCCGCGA is a window of Pseudomonas taetrolens DNA encoding:
- the dgcB gene encoding dimethylglycine demethylation protein DgcB; amino-acid sequence: MLNIVLPVLLFTALGLAVIGALRRMAMWRRGRPAKVDLLGGLLAMPKRYMVDLHHVVARDKYMANTHVATAGGFVLAAVLAVLVHGLGLQSRILGYALLFATALMFVGALFVFKRRLNPPSRLSKGPWMRLPKSLMAFAVSFFILTLPVAGVLPEGFGGWMLAAVLSVGVLWGVSELFFGMTWGGPMKHAFAGALHLAWHRRAERFGGGRSTGLKALDLNDRTAPLGVEKPKDFTWNQLLGFDACVQCGKCEAACPAFAAGQPLNPKKLIQDMVVGLAGGTDAHFAGSPYPGKPIGEHGGNPHQPIVNGLVDADTLWSCTTCRACVEECPMMIEHVDAIVDMRRFLTLEKGATPNNGAQVLDNLIATDNPGGFAPGGRMNWAADLNLDLMRDKPSVDVLFWVGDGAFDMRNQRTLRAFVKVLKAAKVNFAVLGLEERDSGDVARRLGDEATFQALARRNIQTLAQYSFGRIVTCDPHSFHVLKNEYGALGGDYQVQHHSTYMAELISAGELNLSPDTGGSVTYHDPCYLGRYNGEYEAPRAVLRALGIDVKEMQRSGFRSRCCGGGGGAPITDIPGKQRIPDMRMEDIRETGAERVAVGCPQCTAMLEGVVEPRPLIKDIAELVADALIEDAAPAKPARRVIPEVTA